GCGTACATCGCCGATGAAGGCGTGTGACCCCAGGTGGGGTCCGCAGTCTGCTGGCGCATGATGCGGTCGATCAGGCTGTTGAAGCACGTCCAGACGTGAACGACCTGCTGTGAGGCCTCATCGAGGGCCGAGGTGTCGCGGAAGGTGGCTCGGGCGCAGATGGCTCGAAGGGCACCGATCGCGTCGACGCCGGGAAGGGACTCGAGATACCCGGTGACGAGCGCCTCGGTCGTCTTGTACGGGCCATGCTGCGCGAGGCGGTTCCAGGCACCGCCGTTGGATAGCTCAGTGGCGAGGATGGCGCACAATGACCGGTGTCCGAGGCGCATGAACACGCCCTGTACGCGGCCGTAGTTAGCCCGCACGAGAGCGTCCAGGATGTGCTGGTCGATTCGCGCAGCCTGGGCCAGAAAGCGTCGGGGCGCGGAAATGTCGAACTGTCCGAGTGCCGCGAGGACGAGCAGGGTGCGCTCGAGCTCGTCCTCAGCGATGTCGACGTTGTTCGAAACATCGCTGAGGAATGCCTGTGCCAGGCGCCCCTCGGGCGCCTCTCCGAGAAAATCCGGCCCCTCAGTCCGGGCAAGCTGGAGGGCGAGTCGGAGCAGGTGCAGATCGTTGCCGTAGCGCTCCGCGATTGCGCGACCGTCCTCGGGAGTGATTCCACCACCGCTGAAACGCCTCGCCATCGTGGCCGACAACTGGCGAGGGCTGATGGAGATCGTGAAGACGCCGGTAAGCATCCCGGACGCATGGCTTCCGAATTCGCGCCAGGTTGCCGCGCCGACGGTCAGGCCGGCGCCTTGATCGAGTCTGCTCGCCTGCCTGAGGGAGGCCACCCCCAAGATGAGGTCGGCGCCGCCGGGATAACTCTGTAGGTCATCGACGAGGATGACGGTGGCGGCGGAGTACCGGAAGAGGATGTCTCTCGCAACGGCCGCCGTCGCCATCGGTGTCTCGCCGAAGTTCACGTAGAGAACGTCGCGGGCGCTTGGCTCCTCGAGGAGCTCCTCGGCTAACTGCAGAATGAGAGTCGACTTTCCGCTCGAACTCGCGCCCGTGATCAACACGTGCTGATCCGCTCGAAGCCGGGCGGCAGCTTCGTCGAGATGCGGGTGCCGGATCGGCGAATCAGAGAACGGGAGTTCTTCAAGGACTTTCGCGGCCGGTCGTAGGACAGAGTAGCTAGCCTCGGGGACGTTCACGTTCTGCGTATCCACGGCGAAGTCACGAGCCGGCCGACCTTCGGCGAGACCGCGGAAGAGCTTGAGTGCAACCAGATCCTCGAGGGCAATAGCCCCTGTCACCAGTTGATCGAGCTCCTGCGGTGCGACGAGGACGCCGTAACGACGAACGAACTCCAGGAAGCCCATATCGCCGGACGGAGGCGGGCACACGCTACTCGGCACCAGGCGGAGTACCAGGCCGGTGCGGGCGCGCGGCGCCAACTCTTCGAGCTCACGCAAGCGCGGAGCCTCCTCGAAAGCCAGCCGGCCCTCGGCCTCCGCAACTACCTCGATCTCGATCCCGCCTACCTCTAAGGGGGCCGGACCCAACAAGACCCGGCTGTCCAAGGCGGATGTAAGCGGCGTCCGCGGCGGGGTGTGCGGGTAGATGATCGAGTCCAGCAGAAGGAGAGCCTCGCGGGCGAGGGACGCGTTCGCCTCAGCGTCTGCGGACCAGGTCCGCTGCCACCTCCCAGCGTCACGCAGGCGTGCGTACTCGCGGTCCTTACCTGATTCGACCTTTCCCCGCGACGGGGGCAGGCGCTTTCTGGGAGACGACGCGACCTCCACGATCGCACTTGCGAGCAGTGCTAGAAGTCGGGAGGTGTTCCGCTTGCCAGTCTGACCACTGCTTCCGGTCCCGAGCTTCACCGCGACGCCCTCGCGCCTCTGAGTCAGGGTCTTGTGTGCCGCATCGTCGCCGAATAGCTGACGCAGCGCTTCGGCCACGATGCCGTAGGCGAAGTCGTACTTGTGGCTCTTGCCATCCTCTCCGCTGGTCGTGCCCGCGCGACGCCCAAGGTGATCGATGCTATCCAGGAGCAGTCCGCGTCCAGTTCTGCCGCTGGTCTCGGCGAGATGCAGAAGGGTGGTAGCTTTTGCCTTGATGGCGGCCTCGCTCCCAGCCGAGGAGATGAGTTGTCCCAACTCAATCTCGAGTGTTAGCGGTTCGGCCGGCGTGGTCGAACGTCGCGGCGAAGGCATAGCTCAGATTAGGCCGGCTTCAGCCTCGCGTGCACCATCTGTCGCCAAGTGTGCGGCAAGTGATCACCAGCCCGCCGTTTGACCGGTTAGACCAGCGTCTGAGTCCTCTGAACGGGCAGTACAAACGTCTGCGTGCTTGCGGTCGAACTGATCACTGACGGGGGGTGCAACTGAGCGGTCCAAGTGCGGCGCACTTGGACCATGTCATCTTCCAACAACACCGTCCGCGCGTCCTCGACTGGCGTCGACGCCACCACCTGCGAACCCCTGGCTCTGGGGGCAATTGAACCGGAGCACCCGCTCGCGCCGCTCGCCGCGCCAGTGGTCGCCGCGCTGTCCGGCAAGGACTTCCCGTGCACCTTCGTCGGGCTTGCGCTCACCCAAGGCTACCTGCGGTTCGCGCACATCGACCCAAGCGACCCCGAGTACGTAGCCGAGGCGCACCGGTACATCTCGCAGTACCTGCGGGGCGTGCGGGGGGCGGCGAAGTGCTCGCAGCGGGTTGCCGTCTCGATCGTGCTGCTGCTCGACATCGAAGTGCCCGCGGACATCACCGCCGAGGGTGTGCGCGACATTGCCTGGACGCTGCTTGCCGAGTTGCACTTCTACGACCGGGCGGTCGGCAACGCCTGGCCGATGGAGGTGCCGATGGACATGACGGACAGCCGCTGGGCCTACTGCCTCGAGGGGACTCAACTCTTCATCAACATCACCTCATCGACGCTGGCCTTGCGCCGTAGCCGCAACCTCGGCCGACGCCTGGTGATGGTGATCCAGCCGACCGATGGCCTGCACTACATCGCGCCCATGAACGCCAAGGGCGACAAGATCCGGGAGACCATCCGCTGCCGCATCGACAGTTACGACGGCCTGATGCGCTCGCCGACTCTGGCGAACTTCGGTGACAAGGGCAACAGGGACGCGAACCAGTTCTTCCTCGAGGACACCAACGCGCCGTGCGTGTTCGCCCCGCCGCAGATCCCCGCCGTCGTCGAGCTGTTCACGGAAGAAGCCTGACCGTGGTCGAGTTCCGCATTGCGCCAGAGATCGGGGAGCACTACCCCGACCTGTTCGTCAACCTCATCGTAGTGCGCGCGCTGGACAGCCGGCCCGACGCCGCGGCCTGCGAGCGCATCGTGGCCTACGCACGCTCGTGCGAGGAGCAGCTGCGCGTGGAGTTTCCATCGAAGGAGGCGCTCGCGCTCGACCCACGTGTGCAGGCGTACTTCGAGATGTTCCGCACCTTCGGGTCGAACCCGAAGCGGATGAAGCCCAGCCATTTCGCCCTCGCCGACCGGGTCATCCGCGGTGGTGAGCTCCCCGACATCTCGCCACCGGTGAACCTGTACAACGCGTTGAGCGTGCGCCACCTGGTGCCTTTCGGCGGTGAGGATCTGGACACCGTCGCCGACTTCTTCGAGCTCGGCTACGCGACCGGCGAGGAGCTCTGGACCCCAATCGGGGGGACCGAGCCGCAATCCACCCGCAGAGGGGACGTCGTGTGGCGCGACGGCCTTGAGGTGTCGACCACGTCGCTGAACCACCGCCAGTGCGACAAGACCAAGCTCACGTCGAAGTCGCGGAACGTCTACTTCCTGTCCGAGGGCTTCCGCGGCGTGAACGACCGCCACATCGACACGATGTCGGCCGAGTTCATCGCTGTCTTCGGGGACTTCCTCGGCGGGACCTACGAGCGGTTCATCCTTACCCGGGAGTCGCCGACAGTTCGACTGAGCGGGGTGACGTCGTAACCGCCACGTCGACTGCGGCGGCGGCGTCTTCACCCACCGCAACCACCCGCGGCCCGTTTGGCTCGCACATGCCGGCCGCGCGCATCGGCGTCGGCCGGCCAGCTCGCGCCGCGCCCTGTACGTCGAGGGCGGGATCGGCTACGCCGGCCCGGACGAAGTGACCGCCCCGGGTTCAGTGGAGGTTCTCCGCCGGCTGGGGTTCCGGCCGGGGTGACGTCGATGGTAGTGATCGTCGAACTCGGCGGGTGGGGTTAACGCGGCCTGCATGGAACCTGCGGCGCCCGCGGCCGTGGTTTGCTCGCAGCGTCTTGTTGGCACCTCTCGTGAACGGGCCGAACTCGGTAGCCGGCCTGCTGTGGTTGCCGGGAACTGGTCGGCGGCCGATGTGCGCCGACGTCGCCGAGAAGGTCTCACTCATCCGTTGGGCGTAACCCAGTGACCGAGCAAGTCACGGCTCCCATTCCACCAAGTCCTTACGCCCTGGACCTGCCCAGAAGTCGACCAGGGCGTCTACTAGGGGGGGAGGCCATGTGCATAACAAGTCCGAAAAGTCAAAACCCTTAATCGTCCGTGTTGGGCTCTGGGCATCTATTGGCTTCGTGGGCGCGTAACCTTCTGGCCGGAAGGTGCAGTAGTCCCGATCGAGCGCGAAAAAACGTACGCTCCGTCCCGGTCCTTCGCGGAGAAGGTCTCACCAACGACCTCGTACGTTACGGCATCTCGTATCTGTGTCTCGTCCAGGGGCTCCAGGATGGACGCGACCTTGGTCCACATAGGCTCACTTGGGATGCCTGAACCGCTACGGGTCATATCCAACAGCCGTGCAATATCGACGAGATCGATCTCGAACTTGCTCGCAATCAACCGGGGGCTTCGAGCCCACGCTTGAGCACCCCGCGTGAAACTGTTCGCGGACGTAACAATCATTCCGCGCTTATGACCCGCCGCGAAAAGAGACGCGAAGAGCGACCTGACTACCTCGATGCCCTCGCTGCGGTCCGCGTGCTCACGACGCTTCACCTGGATGAGCAACGGCGTGTCCGCAATCAGTGCGACCAAGTCGATTCCCCCGTCCCCGGTCCCTCCGACATGCCTCACCTCGCATTCAAGAAAGTCCTTGAGGACGGTGGCAACGAACAACTCAAAGTGGCGCGGCGTCAAACTGTATAGCCGCTTCGGGGATCGCGCTACCTCGGCTGAAAGCGCCCGCAGGGCCGGGGCATGAACCTCCGGCTGGAAGGATCTCACTAGCGGAAGAGTGTATTCCGCGCCGGTTAGACTATCCGCGAACGATCGGCGCCAGAATCCACACAGGTGGCAAATTAAAAGCGCCGCAAAAAACGTGCTGGTCGAGGTGAAGCCCAGGTTGTCGTGCGCGGAGAGCTCTGCGAGTGCGTTTCCGCAATATGGGCAGGTCTGAGCATTGAGCTGTCCGGCGAGGGATTGTTGGACAAGCGATGGAAGTGTTAAGCCCCGCCCGTACGAGCTTCCAGGTATTACCTGGAGGATTGCAGTTCCGTTCGGAACGCAAATGATCGGGTCGTCCCAATCGACCGCTGCTATGAGACGTTCGCGTGGCGACAATGCTCGGCGCCCTCTCGAAGGCGTGTTGACTGAAGATCGCCCCCGCCGAAGAGGCTACCCAAGGACTCGAATGTGGGTTTCCTCGCCCGCAGCGGCTCTCTTTTCTCGATCATACGATGACGCCGGCCGTGCGCTGGTTCGGCCACGGCGGTGTCCTGGGCGCTGCTCGCCGGTGCCTGTGGACTGAGGAGTTCGTGCAACGTCCCTGAATTCGCA
This DNA window, taken from Mycobacteriales bacterium, encodes the following:
- a CDS encoding AAA family ATPase — its product is MGQLISSAGSEAAIKAKATTLLHLAETSGRTGRGLLLDSIDHLGRRAGTTSGEDGKSHKYDFAYGIVAEALRQLFGDDAAHKTLTQRREGVAVKLGTGSSGQTGKRNTSRLLALLASAIVEVASSPRKRLPPSRGKVESGKDREYARLRDAGRWQRTWSADAEANASLAREALLLLDSIIYPHTPPRTPLTSALDSRVLLGPAPLEVGGIEIEVVAEAEGRLAFEEAPRLRELEELAPRARTGLVLRLVPSSVCPPPSGDMGFLEFVRRYGVLVAPQELDQLVTGAIALEDLVALKLFRGLAEGRPARDFAVDTQNVNVPEASYSVLRPAAKVLEELPFSDSPIRHPHLDEAAARLRADQHVLITGASSSGKSTLILQLAEELLEEPSARDVLYVNFGETPMATAAVARDILFRYSAATVILVDDLQSYPGGADLILGVASLRQASRLDQGAGLTVGAATWREFGSHASGMLTGVFTISISPRQLSATMARRFSGGGITPEDGRAIAERYGNDLHLLRLALQLARTEGPDFLGEAPEGRLAQAFLSDVSNNVDIAEDELERTLLVLAALGQFDISAPRRFLAQAARIDQHILDALVRANYGRVQGVFMRLGHRSLCAILATELSNGGAWNRLAQHGPYKTTEALVTGYLESLPGVDAIGALRAICARATFRDTSALDEASQQVVHVWTCFNSLIDRIMRQQTADPTWGHTPSSAMYACQALAAVGRLDMASSSRAFLRDVWRVGPAGLHIDLSHLSTRDDFVKIGSLMETLSDEEVDQFHATWVAGLCLTAEASVGDADRLGKLVEAVWDWCLPSGGFFPESVPWVTARILMAMGAAGETVHTSEAARKSADWLLKPVKDGGACENGIWPGGTHGWNSDLEATSMVLAGLAAVGVDQDDRRLHPGVAYVRERRNEWTASGKELDGALAMRALLAFHVEWTEVADAAAELASRAIDEALWQTATASANDTLAQSCRTAQIAADLLEIAWAGVRANIAPLLGAISLGAEA
- a CDS encoding YqcI/YcgG family protein; protein product: MSSSNNTVRASSTGVDATTCEPLALGAIEPEHPLAPLAAPVVAALSGKDFPCTFVGLALTQGYLRFAHIDPSDPEYVAEAHRYISQYLRGVRGAAKCSQRVAVSIVLLLDIEVPADITAEGVRDIAWTLLAELHFYDRAVGNAWPMEVPMDMTDSRWAYCLEGTQLFINITSSTLALRRSRNLGRRLVMVIQPTDGLHYIAPMNAKGDKIRETIRCRIDSYDGLMRSPTLANFGDKGNRDANQFFLEDTNAPCVFAPPQIPAVVELFTEEA
- a CDS encoding phenylalanine--tRNA ligase beta subunit-related protein — translated: MVEFRIAPEIGEHYPDLFVNLIVVRALDSRPDAAACERIVAYARSCEEQLRVEFPSKEALALDPRVQAYFEMFRTFGSNPKRMKPSHFALADRVIRGGELPDISPPVNLYNALSVRHLVPFGGEDLDTVADFFELGYATGEELWTPIGGTEPQSTRRGDVVWRDGLEVSTTSLNHRQCDKTKLTSKSRNVYFLSEGFRGVNDRHIDTMSAEFIAVFGDFLGGTYERFILTRESPTVRLSGVTS